The following coding sequences lie in one Alloacidobacterium dinghuense genomic window:
- a CDS encoding energy transducer TonB, producing MRSLFQNVEQSQERIRRTAGFSIGFHALLLALIIVGSIHLRRTVIFRPLTQGSSQQIAVVAVSRGALAAVLSAENPTLPEKSQSPRIIPTHHPTPALAKRTPALPAPEPAHPVEGKSSAGISNPGVTGQGSDAQSMYPAYPTVSPSPQVKDRSLLPQTDQKVVVDVDLGADGKVQQATLVSGLGNALDQIVLDTVRGWQFHPAMLNGQSVPSRMELVFPFNRNYPDAE from the coding sequence ATGCGCAGCCTTTTTCAAAATGTGGAGCAGTCTCAGGAGAGGATCAGGCGGACAGCAGGATTCTCGATTGGGTTTCATGCGCTCCTGCTTGCGCTCATCATCGTGGGTTCCATTCACCTGCGCCGCACGGTCATTTTCAGACCGTTGACGCAGGGATCGTCGCAACAAATCGCTGTTGTGGCGGTCAGTCGCGGCGCACTCGCCGCCGTTTTGTCTGCTGAAAATCCCACACTACCTGAGAAGAGCCAGTCACCACGGATCATCCCAACGCACCATCCAACTCCCGCACTCGCCAAACGAACGCCAGCGTTGCCAGCCCCGGAGCCAGCCCATCCAGTGGAGGGCAAATCATCGGCGGGAATAAGCAATCCCGGCGTCACCGGACAGGGAAGCGATGCACAGAGCATGTATCCGGCTTATCCAACTGTTTCACCGTCGCCGCAAGTCAAAGACCGCAGCCTGCTGCCCCAAACTGACCAGAAGGTGGTAGTGGATGTGGACCTGGGGGCTGACGGAAAAGTCCAGCAGGCCACTTTAGTAAGTGGTCTGGGCAATGCTTTGGATCAGATCGTACTCGATACGGTGCGTGGTTGGCAGTTTCATCCTGCCATGCTGAACGGTCAGTCCGTCCCATCCAGGATGGAACTCGTCTTTCCCTTTAACAGGAATTACCCGGACGCGGAGTAG
- a CDS encoding sigma-54-dependent transcriptional regulator — protein sequence MPVQEKVLIVEDEENALMGLAELVSGWGYRTDTARDGLEGLERAQAWQPGIVLTDLKMPRMDGLELLERLGELKQQDQTVIVITAQGSIEQAVEAMKIGAYDFIQKPIDPNRLRSILANASRQRETQQELEVTRRKLRDTGVLGPLVGASKRMQELFGLIERVATSNVSVLITGESGTGKELVARTLHDLSPRKNKPFVAVNCAAIPETLIESEIFGHERGAFTGALERRAGCFELAEEGTLLLDEIGEMPVGTQAKLLRVLEDRKLRRLGSKIESPVDVRVLAATNKNPDDAVADGHLRGDLYYRLNVFNIHMPPLREHKEDVPAIVDSMLRDMNQKHDRQVVGISDEMLGRLMVYDWPGNVRELRNTVERAVILCGEGYMDSRHLPPGFGSKPVRQSFDQDANVIQLEVGTTVDEAERRLIIKTLESTNNNKTKAADILGISLKTLHNKLKEYGSASSSSDAAEE from the coding sequence ATGCCAGTCCAAGAAAAGGTTTTGATCGTTGAAGACGAGGAAAATGCCCTGATGGGCCTGGCTGAACTCGTCTCAGGGTGGGGATACCGGACCGACACGGCCCGCGACGGGCTCGAAGGCCTGGAACGTGCGCAGGCATGGCAACCTGGTATCGTCTTAACCGATTTAAAGATGCCCCGCATGGACGGGCTTGAACTGCTGGAGCGGCTCGGGGAGCTGAAACAGCAGGACCAGACTGTCATCGTCATTACCGCTCAGGGCAGCATCGAACAGGCCGTCGAAGCGATGAAGATCGGCGCCTATGACTTCATCCAGAAACCGATCGATCCGAATCGGCTGCGCAGCATTCTGGCGAACGCCAGCCGTCAGCGCGAAACGCAACAAGAGCTGGAAGTTACGCGGCGCAAGCTGCGCGACACGGGCGTTCTTGGTCCGCTCGTTGGCGCGTCAAAAAGGATGCAGGAGCTTTTTGGTCTTATCGAACGCGTGGCAACCAGCAATGTTTCTGTGTTGATTACCGGTGAGAGCGGCACTGGCAAGGAACTGGTGGCGCGTACCCTGCATGATCTGAGCCCGCGCAAGAACAAACCATTTGTTGCGGTGAACTGCGCTGCGATCCCGGAAACTCTGATCGAGAGCGAGATTTTCGGACACGAGAGAGGCGCGTTTACGGGTGCGCTCGAGCGCCGTGCCGGATGTTTTGAGCTGGCGGAAGAGGGTACGCTGCTGCTGGATGAAATCGGTGAGATGCCGGTGGGAACGCAGGCCAAACTGCTGCGAGTCCTCGAAGACAGAAAGCTGAGAAGGCTGGGGAGTAAGATTGAATCGCCCGTCGATGTTCGGGTTCTGGCGGCAACAAACAAGAATCCAGATGATGCAGTTGCCGACGGTCATTTGCGCGGGGATCTTTATTACCGCTTGAATGTCTTTAACATCCACATGCCACCATTGCGTGAGCATAAGGAAGATGTCCCGGCCATCGTCGATTCCATGCTGCGAGACATGAATCAGAAGCATGATCGGCAGGTCGTCGGAATCAGCGATGAGATGCTGGGGCGACTGATGGTGTATGACTGGCCCGGTAATGTGCGCGAGCTTCGCAATACGGTTGAGCGCGCAGTGATTTTGTGCGGTGAAGGGTACATGGACTCCCGGCATCTGCCACCTGGGTTTGGCAGCAAGCCGGTCCGACAGTCGTTCGATCAGGATGCCAATGTCATACAACTGGAAGTAGGCACCACTGTCGATGAAGCTGAGCGTCGGTTGATTATCAAGACGCTCGAATCCACCAACAATAATAAGACTAAAGCAGCCGACATTTTAGGAATCAGCCTCAAGACTCTGCACAACAAGCTGAAGGAGTACGGAAGCGCGAGCAGCAGTTCGGACGCTGCGGAAGAATAG
- a CDS encoding TonB-dependent receptor has translation MSYIWRRLAGLAAFLLFAFTAQIVVPVQMHAQVTNATGTIQGTITDSSGSAVPDAQVTVTQPSTGLTKVIATNGSGYYSAGSLVPGSYKIHVAVSGFAPAEKLIEVQVGNAADGDLKLGVGAATTEIEVTASTLQVDTSQTTVQGVLDREQIEQLPLNGRNFLDLAQLQPGVQIQDGTSFDPTKNGFASISFGGRFGRTARITVDGIDISDENVGTTTQNISNEAIQEFQVAQSNLDISTSITSSGSVNVVSRSGSNSVHGDGFYNFRDQRAGNAEPTGFTPIPGVDADYLQRNNVGGAVGGPILRDKLFFFGAGEHFKQDVFNPVVFNGPLASVNGGYPAKFRETELLGRLDYNAPHAVHAFGRFIYDNNSDVAAFGGSNYSPFLNRDNTPGYGGGVDFVTGNFAHSIRTGYFKFVNHITDATVGSGIYNPTPGINLFIPTFGFSSGANLLAPQATVQSNTQLKYDGSWVKGSHTIRYGAGWFHLLGGGYASFFGISPQVAIIGTPDVLAAAATGPFPGGDANPANYPAGGGGSNNITLGNGEGFFTEKPQFGFPGGGQFDNRIQLYVGDTWKMSHKLTVNYGLRYIRDTGRSDADLQPPANLNQLVPGLGNKTNQPNLNFGPQAGVSWDPYGTGKTVIRAGAGIYYENNVWNNALFDRPPKLAQGLFFGTAAVCPNASIAIPGSNTPLTTVDGTPTGTSIASICGQPIGNVYQQFAELQTTYQSLVKQAGPQANGSYIGTTNALPISSGNLLFSQNYKTPSSYQMNLGVQHELLPGLVFTADFLRNVGIHTLIGQDVNHVGDARYLDMAHAQAAITATLAACGVGSIDQAILACPGLHTSGGATIQDFAAHGLDSGTAVAGGQVNTAAAFNGANEAFGQVEVLYPSGRSVYDGLQLSLQGQIHHATRGINNLNLQTAYSYSHYKATGTTSLGDSDFGAFAWDNNHPTKYFGPASLDRHQQFSIGTTFQTFGKVEFNTIAHLYSSLPTNLNLPLVGSGDIFVDDYTGGGLQTPAGGSQGPIVPGSNVGSFNRQYDGKTINSLIYIYNHTYAGKLTPQGQALVGAGLFSSQQLTQLNGVMEPLQQAPGNQVSNDILRTWDVNLKRPIKVWKEGMSITPSIGAFNILNAVNYNNRTGANGANVIGGTLNGTPGSPNGTAGHINEQGFRVSAGSGVYAEGSPRQLEYGLKFAF, from the coding sequence ATGAGCTACATTTGGAGAAGACTCGCCGGCTTGGCAGCTTTCCTCCTGTTTGCATTCACAGCTCAAATCGTGGTTCCAGTGCAGATGCATGCACAGGTAACGAATGCGACGGGCACAATCCAAGGTACGATCACTGATTCCAGTGGGTCCGCCGTGCCAGACGCCCAGGTTACAGTTACACAACCGTCAACCGGGCTCACAAAGGTGATCGCCACCAATGGAAGTGGTTACTATTCCGCTGGTTCACTGGTTCCCGGAAGCTACAAAATTCATGTGGCAGTTTCAGGTTTTGCCCCCGCTGAGAAATTGATCGAGGTTCAGGTAGGCAATGCTGCAGATGGAGATTTAAAGCTAGGCGTAGGCGCAGCTACCACAGAGATAGAAGTGACGGCGAGCACACTCCAGGTGGACACGTCTCAGACCACAGTGCAGGGCGTTCTGGACCGGGAGCAGATTGAGCAGTTGCCCTTGAACGGCCGCAATTTCCTGGACTTGGCTCAGTTGCAGCCCGGAGTACAGATCCAGGATGGCACGAGCTTCGATCCAACTAAGAACGGCTTTGCGTCGATCTCCTTCGGTGGACGGTTTGGCCGCACAGCGCGGATTACCGTGGACGGAATCGACATCTCGGACGAGAATGTCGGCACAACAACACAGAACATCTCAAATGAGGCGATCCAGGAATTCCAGGTTGCGCAGTCGAACCTGGACATTTCCACGTCCATTACTTCATCCGGTTCCGTCAATGTGGTGTCACGGTCAGGCTCCAACAGTGTGCATGGCGACGGTTTCTACAACTTTCGCGATCAGCGCGCCGGTAACGCAGAGCCAACCGGATTTACTCCAATTCCGGGTGTCGATGCCGACTATCTGCAGCGTAACAATGTCGGTGGCGCAGTTGGTGGTCCAATCCTGCGCGACAAGCTCTTCTTCTTTGGCGCCGGCGAACACTTCAAACAGGACGTATTCAATCCGGTCGTCTTCAACGGCCCGCTCGCTTCGGTAAATGGCGGGTATCCGGCAAAGTTTCGTGAGACTGAACTGCTTGGGCGCCTCGACTATAATGCGCCGCACGCGGTTCATGCCTTTGGCCGTTTCATCTATGACAACAACAGTGACGTAGCTGCCTTTGGCGGCTCGAACTATTCTCCGTTCCTGAACCGCGACAACACGCCCGGTTACGGAGGCGGCGTGGATTTTGTGACCGGTAATTTCGCCCACAGCATCCGCACGGGCTATTTCAAGTTTGTCAACCACATCACCGACGCTACAGTGGGCAGCGGTATCTACAACCCCACTCCAGGAATTAATTTGTTTATCCCTACCTTTGGCTTCTCATCGGGAGCTAATTTGCTCGCGCCGCAGGCTACAGTTCAGAGCAACACACAACTAAAATACGACGGTAGCTGGGTCAAGGGCAGCCACACCATTCGCTACGGAGCAGGATGGTTCCATCTTCTGGGCGGCGGCTATGCAAGCTTCTTTGGTATTTCGCCGCAGGTCGCCATTATTGGCACCCCGGACGTTCTGGCTGCTGCCGCAACGGGGCCTTTTCCAGGTGGAGATGCCAACCCGGCAAACTACCCAGCAGGTGGAGGTGGCTCCAATAACATTACCCTGGGCAACGGCGAAGGGTTCTTTACCGAGAAGCCTCAGTTTGGCTTTCCGGGGGGTGGCCAGTTCGACAACCGAATTCAGTTATATGTGGGCGATACCTGGAAGATGTCACACAAACTCACAGTGAACTACGGTCTTCGCTACATTCGCGACACCGGTCGCAGCGATGCCGACTTGCAGCCACCGGCCAATCTCAATCAGCTTGTCCCTGGTTTGGGGAACAAAACAAACCAGCCGAACTTGAACTTTGGGCCACAGGCAGGAGTCAGTTGGGATCCCTATGGCACCGGTAAGACGGTAATCCGGGCCGGAGCCGGCATCTACTACGAAAACAACGTATGGAACAATGCTCTGTTCGATCGTCCGCCGAAGCTTGCACAAGGACTTTTCTTCGGGACTGCGGCTGTATGCCCAAATGCAAGTATCGCGATTCCGGGTTCGAATACACCGCTTACCACGGTTGACGGTACTCCAACTGGGACTTCAATCGCGAGTATCTGCGGTCAACCTATTGGCAATGTCTACCAACAATTCGCCGAGTTGCAAACCACCTATCAGAGCTTGGTAAAGCAGGCTGGCCCACAGGCGAATGGCTCCTATATAGGCACCACAAATGCGTTGCCTATCTCCAGTGGGAATCTTTTGTTCTCTCAAAACTATAAGACGCCGAGTTCCTACCAGATGAACCTTGGCGTCCAGCATGAACTGCTTCCCGGATTGGTGTTTACCGCCGACTTCCTCCGCAACGTCGGCATCCATACACTGATCGGTCAAGATGTGAATCACGTCGGTGATGCCCGGTACCTCGACATGGCGCATGCCCAGGCAGCCATCACTGCTACGCTGGCGGCGTGCGGGGTAGGAAGCATTGACCAGGCGATCTTGGCCTGTCCTGGTCTGCACACCAGCGGAGGAGCAACCATCCAGGACTTCGCCGCACATGGTCTGGATTCCGGTACCGCTGTAGCTGGCGGTCAAGTGAATACGGCAGCCGCCTTCAATGGAGCGAACGAGGCATTCGGCCAGGTAGAGGTGCTCTATCCTTCAGGCCGTTCTGTCTATGATGGGCTCCAACTTTCGTTGCAGGGACAGATTCATCATGCTACGAGAGGAATCAACAATCTCAATCTGCAGACGGCATATTCCTATAGCCATTACAAGGCCACCGGGACAACCTCACTGGGCGACTCGGACTTTGGCGCCTTTGCCTGGGACAATAACCACCCGACAAAATACTTCGGCCCGGCATCGCTTGACCGGCATCAGCAATTCTCGATCGGGACTACCTTCCAGACCTTTGGCAAAGTAGAGTTCAACACCATTGCTCACCTCTATTCTTCGTTGCCCACAAACCTGAATCTTCCGCTGGTTGGCTCCGGAGACATTTTTGTCGATGACTACACCGGCGGCGGCTTGCAAACACCTGCGGGCGGCTCACAAGGTCCCATCGTTCCGGGATCGAATGTGGGGTCGTTCAACCGCCAATATGACGGAAAGACGATCAATTCCCTCATCTATATCTACAACCACACCTACGCCGGCAAACTGACCCCTCAGGGGCAGGCTCTCGTAGGTGCAGGCCTCTTCAGTTCCCAACAACTCACCCAACTGAACGGTGTCATGGAGCCGCTCCAGCAAGCTCCCGGGAACCAGGTAAGCAACGATATTTTGCGTACCTGGGACGTCAACCTGAAGAGACCGATCAAGGTCTGGAAAGAGGGAATGAGCATTACACCCAGCATCGGCGCATTCAATATTCTGAATGCGGTGAACTATAACAACCGGACAGGCGCGAACGGTGCAAACGTCATCGGTGGAACGCTCAACGGAACACCCGGCAGCCCGAACGGAACGGCCGGCCACATCAATGAGCAGGGCTTCCGCGTCAGTGCCGGTTCCGGCGTCTACGCGGAGGGCTCACCGAGACAACTCGAATATGGGCTGAAGTTCGCTTTCTAG
- a CDS encoding sensor histidine kinase — protein MRLKTKLVVAITVWVFVVVVVLSCVYFRQVLQLHIDQSYKSTDIIAHQVQSATRQAIENGTRNLVINANDPVQLRAAIAKALRSDPALKALLSSVIIYSPAVYDVAIADGSGLAYLSTDQSQEDKPVQVRPEYSSLQRATIPQIWSVVFGPPILYNVSVSLERPAQGQTVATVHVGVRTTFVSENFRPWLEETAELLVVMILATLITSVFVANLAFQPIEDISLRLDALTQMQLPEAEPAGGELETGDSRDSSDTVVQVSHKIERLGRRMRNVEEVFSAMKENLDQILSNLQDGMMLFTHDARAVLVSNSVERFLGVERDRILGAKVPDIFDRTTVLGRIVREAFDRGISLVQEEITTETDRRVEVSLDFIYDDRAPQQRQGLGALLTLHDIESVQEIESELELSRRMAAIGRLTSGVGHEVKNPINAIVVHLELLRNKMNAQDSPAFRHLDVIQNEIQRLDRVVQTLVDFSRPVELKLHDQDLRRIVNAVLMLASVELETRGVRVVNESPARPVIVKVDADLMQQALLNVVLNGAQAMADGGTLRVRLTEDPRWVFLSVSDEGEGIPDDIRSKIFNLYFTTKKEGSGIGLAMTYRIIQLHNGQVDVESHVGQGTTFTLKIPVAFPSEVKLRGHLEADAATGTPISKEPWG, from the coding sequence ATGCGGCTTAAGACCAAACTCGTGGTGGCGATCACCGTCTGGGTGTTCGTCGTGGTCGTTGTATTGTCGTGCGTATACTTCCGACAAGTCCTGCAACTGCACATCGACCAGTCGTATAAATCGACAGACATCATCGCCCACCAGGTTCAATCTGCAACTCGTCAGGCAATTGAAAATGGCACGCGCAATCTGGTCATCAATGCGAACGACCCAGTGCAGCTCCGCGCAGCCATTGCCAAGGCTCTTCGCAGCGATCCCGCTCTAAAGGCGCTGCTCAGTTCGGTCATCATCTATTCGCCCGCCGTGTACGATGTAGCAATTGCGGACGGGAGCGGACTTGCATATCTAAGTACTGATCAGTCGCAAGAGGATAAGCCGGTTCAAGTTCGACCTGAATATTCTTCGCTACAGCGCGCCACGATCCCGCAGATATGGAGTGTTGTTTTTGGCCCGCCGATACTCTACAACGTTTCGGTCAGCCTCGAGCGGCCAGCACAGGGACAGACGGTAGCAACCGTCCACGTCGGCGTTCGTACCACCTTCGTAAGCGAAAATTTTCGCCCCTGGCTCGAAGAGACGGCTGAGCTGCTTGTTGTAATGATCCTTGCTACGCTCATCACGTCAGTTTTCGTCGCTAATCTCGCCTTTCAACCGATTGAAGATATCAGCCTGCGTCTCGATGCCCTCACCCAGATGCAATTGCCCGAGGCCGAACCTGCAGGAGGAGAGTTGGAGACGGGCGATTCTCGTGACTCCAGCGACACTGTCGTACAGGTTTCTCATAAGATCGAGCGCCTGGGCCGCCGCATGCGGAATGTCGAAGAAGTTTTCTCGGCCATGAAGGAGAACCTCGATCAGATCCTGTCCAACCTGCAGGATGGCATGATGCTTTTTACGCATGACGCGCGCGCCGTGCTGGTCAGCAATTCGGTCGAGCGATTTCTCGGCGTCGAGCGTGACCGCATTCTGGGTGCGAAGGTACCGGACATCTTCGATCGGACCACGGTTCTTGGGCGAATTGTGCGTGAGGCCTTTGACCGTGGCATTTCCCTCGTTCAGGAAGAGATCACGACGGAGACCGACCGCCGCGTTGAAGTATCACTCGATTTTATCTACGATGACCGCGCACCTCAGCAGCGGCAGGGCCTGGGAGCACTGCTCACACTGCACGATATCGAATCGGTGCAGGAAATCGAGTCTGAGTTGGAGCTATCACGGCGCATGGCCGCCATCGGACGGCTTACTTCGGGCGTTGGCCACGAAGTAAAAAACCCGATTAATGCGATTGTCGTGCATCTGGAATTACTTCGGAATAAGATGAATGCGCAGGATTCCCCAGCATTTCGTCACCTGGACGTGATCCAGAATGAGATTCAACGTCTTGACCGGGTGGTGCAGACCCTGGTGGACTTCTCACGGCCGGTGGAACTCAAGCTGCATGATCAAGACCTGCGCAGGATTGTGAATGCGGTGCTCATGCTGGCGTCGGTGGAACTGGAAACGCGTGGCGTACGTGTAGTCAATGAATCACCGGCTCGCCCGGTGATCGTAAAAGTTGATGCGGACCTGATGCAGCAGGCTTTACTCAACGTCGTCTTGAACGGGGCGCAGGCCATGGCCGATGGCGGAACGCTGCGGGTTCGCCTCACAGAAGATCCTCGATGGGTATTTTTAAGCGTCTCTGACGAAGGCGAAGGTATTCCGGACGATATTCGATCGAAGATTTTCAACCTGTATTTCACCACCAAGAAAGAAGGTAGCGGAATTGGCCTGGCTATGACGTATCGAATTATTCAGCTCCACAATGGCCAGGTTGACGTAGAATCTCATGTAGGCCAGGGAACGACATTTACTTTAAAAATTCCAGTCGCCTTCCCTTCAGAAGTAAAATTGCGCGGACATCTGGAAGCAGATGCCGCAACTGGTACTCCCATTTCAAAGGAGCCTTGGGGATGA
- a CDS encoding TonB-dependent receptor: MNSLRMKLAGLIAILFLSAGSGLAQVDTGTVGGTVNDSSGAVVAGATVTFRSLQTDVRRTVDSSANGTYTVTGLSTGTYEVTVNAAGFQPYSSKVEVTVGGHATVDATLSVSSATTQVEVIGEGGTQVNTQTQELSQVVSQEQVSQLPSLTRNPYDFVALSGNISNGDSSNSGNSQMGGNTQNATTRGVNYNINGQRSSGTEILLDGVENVSVFGDSVGIVVPIDAVNEFRVTTSNFEPQYGRASGGVVNVATKAGSNSFHGNVWEFNRIAAYTSNTETNDQINSAFIAGGGTGPLPAPKGQYTRNQFGFAVGGPILKDKLFFFGSTEWIRVRSAATLNAAVPTPQFLGLAAPNIQSFFSTYGGGKTFNFAQTYTADQVGITGLPGNTPALGTVTFSAPTNAGGGFPQNAYNVVGRFDYNLSDKTQIFFRYVDYNEVDQSGSQFASPYNQYNVGQTFENQAYLLSGSHVFNPSLLTNTKLSFSRFNTFFSYDNALQNVPTLIVSVNAQVPGTSTFIQLPGFYNFNPANGGLPFGGPQNTIQWNQDLNWTKGKHTMQYGGQILYIQSNQAYGAYAQANEQLGNNRAVGLQNLFTGNLFEFQAAVNPNGALPCVRNQYTGDLIQTSSCSINLPATSPVFARSNRFHDWAVYAQDAFRITPKFTFNYGVRYEYYGVQHNNHQNLDSNFYYGTLTPSNIRSTGQVYTTPNSPIHSLWNPQYGTVSPRIGFAYDLFGDGRTSIRGGYGISYERNFGNVTFNVIQNPPNYAVVIVNNTVVTNSNAGPLAGSSGNVPLPPTSLRNVDQNIRTAQTQFYSLAVEHQLAAGTVVGLQYAGARGLHLYDIKNINGVGGGNVLLGDTVLDPAGTGNFAATRLNPQYSNINNRGSSGDSYYHALNVQFQTTNFHRTGLGLVANYTFGHATDDLSTTFSETNNAFSLGYTNPFNPALDRGNGDLDLRQRLVIAPIYQAPMLAHSNALLRETLGGWQVTGIYTVRSGTPFTYFDSTNNFSGYNIGRYTPAGGTVPQSLFKSIPHGVDGGGANTYTVGTLPAANSWANPLFAPVDPADYPNGFSDWGPWPATMTARNAFRGPGAWNLDASVQKTFPITERFNLVFRAEGFDVFNHHNLYIQEGLNDIGNHNGGTIIASKGGIGNNGGANDERRFGQFSLAVKF; this comes from the coding sequence ATGAATTCATTGCGGATGAAGTTAGCGGGGCTCATTGCGATCCTTTTCCTCTCTGCTGGATCCGGTTTAGCTCAGGTCGACACCGGCACAGTCGGTGGTACGGTTAATGACTCATCTGGCGCTGTGGTAGCAGGAGCTACCGTGACCTTCCGCAGCCTGCAGACCGACGTTAGGCGTACTGTTGATTCATCAGCAAATGGAACTTACACAGTGACAGGACTGAGCACCGGTACTTATGAAGTAACCGTAAATGCGGCTGGTTTTCAGCCCTACTCCTCGAAAGTGGAAGTGACGGTTGGCGGACATGCTACCGTCGACGCAACCCTGAGCGTTAGTTCGGCTACCACCCAGGTTGAGGTCATCGGAGAAGGTGGCACTCAGGTAAACACGCAAACCCAAGAACTGTCTCAGGTTGTGAGCCAAGAACAGGTCTCACAGCTTCCGAGTCTGACTCGCAATCCGTACGATTTCGTTGCTCTTTCCGGCAATATTTCAAACGGAGACAGTTCGAACAGCGGTAACTCGCAGATGGGTGGAAATACGCAGAATGCGACGACTCGCGGCGTCAACTACAACATCAATGGGCAGCGCTCTTCTGGAACCGAAATCCTGCTGGACGGCGTAGAGAATGTCTCGGTCTTCGGCGACTCGGTCGGCATTGTAGTTCCCATTGACGCCGTTAACGAATTCCGCGTGACGACAAGCAACTTTGAACCGCAATACGGCCGCGCTTCGGGTGGCGTGGTAAACGTGGCCACCAAGGCAGGATCGAACAGCTTCCACGGCAATGTCTGGGAGTTCAACCGCATTGCTGCTTACACCTCCAACACCGAGACCAATGATCAGATCAACTCGGCATTCATTGCCGGTGGCGGTACAGGTCCTCTTCCCGCTCCCAAGGGCCAGTACACCCGCAACCAGTTCGGGTTTGCAGTTGGCGGTCCCATCCTCAAGGACAAGCTTTTCTTCTTCGGCAGTACAGAGTGGATTCGCGTTCGCAGCGCTGCAACGCTTAACGCCGCTGTGCCTACGCCGCAGTTCCTCGGGCTGGCTGCACCGAATATCCAGTCCTTCTTCAGCACCTACGGAGGCGGCAAAACCTTTAACTTTGCGCAGACCTATACTGCTGACCAGGTTGGAATTACAGGGCTACCCGGAAATACACCTGCGCTCGGTACGGTGACCTTCAGCGCTCCAACCAATGCTGGCGGTGGTTTCCCCCAGAACGCATACAACGTCGTTGGCCGCTTCGATTACAACCTCAGCGACAAGACGCAGATATTCTTCCGCTACGTTGATTACAACGAAGTTGACCAGAGCGGCTCCCAGTTCGCCTCGCCCTACAATCAATACAATGTAGGTCAGACCTTCGAGAATCAGGCTTATCTTTTAAGTGGTTCGCATGTCTTCAACCCAAGCCTGCTCACAAACACCAAGCTGAGCTTCAGCCGGTTCAACACGTTCTTCAGCTATGACAACGCCCTGCAGAACGTACCCACATTGATCGTCTCTGTCAACGCGCAAGTACCGGGAACCAGCACGTTTATCCAGTTGCCCGGCTTCTATAATTTCAACCCGGCGAACGGAGGTCTTCCCTTCGGCGGCCCACAAAACACCATTCAGTGGAATCAGGATCTCAACTGGACGAAGGGCAAGCACACCATGCAGTACGGTGGGCAGATTCTCTATATCCAGAGCAACCAAGCCTACGGCGCCTATGCCCAGGCAAACGAGCAGCTCGGCAACAACCGCGCGGTGGGTTTGCAAAACCTTTTTACGGGCAATTTGTTTGAATTCCAGGCAGCTGTCAATCCCAATGGCGCTCTCCCATGCGTACGAAATCAATACACAGGAGACTTGATACAGACATCGAGCTGCTCCATCAACCTGCCGGCAACTTCGCCTGTCTTCGCCCGCAGCAATCGCTTCCACGACTGGGCTGTGTACGCCCAGGATGCTTTCAGGATCACCCCAAAGTTCACCTTCAACTACGGTGTGCGGTATGAGTACTATGGCGTCCAGCACAACAACCATCAAAATCTGGACTCCAACTTCTACTATGGAACGCTGACCCCGTCTAACATTCGTAGCACCGGTCAGGTCTACACAACCCCGAACAGCCCAATCCATTCCCTGTGGAACCCGCAGTACGGAACCGTCTCGCCGCGCATCGGCTTTGCTTATGACTTGTTCGGTGACGGCAGGACGTCGATTCGCGGCGGCTATGGCATCAGCTACGAGCGTAACTTCGGCAACGTCACGTTCAATGTGATCCAGAACCCTCCGAACTACGCTGTGGTCATTGTCAACAATACAGTGGTAACTAATTCGAATGCTGGTCCGCTGGCAGGCTCTTCAGGCAACGTTCCGCTTCCCCCGACCAGCCTGCGCAATGTCGACCAGAACATCCGCACCGCTCAGACGCAGTTTTACAGCCTCGCTGTTGAACACCAACTGGCTGCCGGTACGGTGGTTGGTCTGCAGTATGCGGGTGCTCGTGGCCTGCATCTTTATGACATTAAGAACATCAACGGTGTCGGCGGCGGCAACGTCCTTCTGGGCGATACCGTGCTTGATCCGGCCGGAACCGGCAATTTTGCGGCTACCCGCCTCAATCCGCAGTACTCCAACATCAACAACCGCGGTTCGAGCGGGGATTCCTACTATCACGCTCTAAACGTTCAGTTCCAGACAACAAACTTCCACCGCACCGGTCTGGGCCTGGTGGCGAACTATACATTCGGACATGCAACGGACGATCTGAGCACGACGTTCTCCGAAACGAACAATGCCTTCAGCCTTGGCTACACGAACCCGTTCAATCCAGCGCTCGATCGTGGCAATGGCGATCTGGACCTTCGTCAGCGGTTGGTGATCGCTCCTATCTATCAGGCCCCCATGCTCGCGCACAGCAATGCTCTACTGCGTGAGACGCTTGGTGGCTGGCAGGTAACCGGTATTTATACCGTCCGCTCCGGGACGCCATTTACCTACTTCGACAGTACGAACAACTTCAGCGGCTACAATATTGGCCGGTACACGCCGGCGGGCGGCACTGTTCCTCAAAGCTTGTTCAAGTCAATTCCGCACGGAGTAGACGGTGGCGGGGCAAACACCTATACCGTCGGCACCTTGCCTGCTGCCAATTCGTGGGCTAACCCCTTGTTTGCACCAGTTGATCCGGCCGATTATCCGAATGGCTTCTCGGACTGGGGACCGTGGCCAGCAACCATGACGGCGCGTAATGCCTTCCGTGGGCCCGGCGCTTGGAACCTGGATGCATCCGTGCAGAAGACCTTCCCGATTACTGAGCGCTTTAACCTGGTGTTCCGTGCGGAAGGGTTTGATGTCTTCAACCACCATAACCTGTACATCCAGGAAGGTCTGAACGACATCGGCAACCATAATGGCGGAACGATCATTGCGTCGAAAGGCGGAATCGGCAACAACGGCGGCGCAAACGACGAACGTCGCTTCGGACAGTTCTCGCTGGCGGTGAAGTTCTAA